The Sardina pilchardus chromosome 24, fSarPil1.1, whole genome shotgun sequence nucleotide sequence ttcacagttagtagattattacggtatgccgactgaaaaatatttttggtggataagatcgctggtatagctgcgtagtatttttttgaaaagtcggtctatgggacttaacattggagctgctcttcgataggaacgcaaccacttggggcgctggttttcactttccctccctattacACTGGTTATTTGGCAAAAACATCATATCAGTACAGAAGGTGACAGTTTGTCAGAAATGTTCTAATATACTAGTCATTAGTCTTCAGCATTCGTAGATGGATGAAACAATTTCAGTTGTCTGGTCTCCTACATTTCTGGAAAGACATTGACCTGTTCTATCTCACCACCAGGTGTCAGTGTTGCACAGTGCTACTGTTGTCTGCAAACTGCTCCAGTCATGTTACACAGGCTCGCTGAAATTCCATTCCAAAGACATCGTCAACTACCTGACCGCAGCCAGCTACCTGCAGATGGAGCACATTGTGGAGAAATGCCGGAGTGCCCTCAATATGTACATGCAACCCAGGAATCCAAGTCCTACCAGGGTGAGTCAGAGTTGCTGCACACCAGAAACATCAGCACTTACAAGTAACATCCTCAACCACCCTGCCAGTGAAATTTGTTCATACCATAGTCATGACATCTGAATCCAAAATTATGTAATCACACTGATCCTATATGTAGCTCCACTCCAATTGTACAGGATGGTAATTAATGAGAAGTTTAGGGCTATCAGTGTTTGGCTGTGCAGAGAGTCAGAGTCATAGTGGATGGTATACAGACAGCGTATGATACTGTTCACTAGGAGTTTGTCACTTGGGCTTAGAAGTGTTTCTACTTTGTTCATCTGAATTATTCAGGTAAACAAATGATTATGGTTGGGTTTGCCTGTCGTCTGTAATTTTGTCACAGTAGAGACTAGGGAAATGCTGTCTGCATCAGCAAGTTCATTCGGCTTTTGCACTTAAGTTTCCATCCAGTGAGTTGAATGAGGGCTTGAGTGAAAGGTTCTTTGTATCTCTTCTTGCGCAGGGCGTTAAAACAGAGCAGCCACTGTCCATGGCCATGGCTGTGAGTGGCAGTGCCCCCTCAATGCTGCCTGGTTCACCTGAGCGGCTCTCGTCCCCCCAGCCCCACAGCCCAGAGGTGGTCTCTCAGGCCTCAGGGAGcaatcacacagactcactgtcACAGGCAGACGTCCAGCACAGGGAAGCACATGCTCTCTCAGAGATCAAGGTGAATAAAATCCATAGCCACTGGTCTGTCAAGTAGGTTTAAAAGGGATAGAAAAAGAAGTTCGGTGCAAATGAGACAAAAAAGGAACCATTTCACTCTTTGCTGTAGCTGAGCAGTTGTAGCTTTGTGGTAAATGGTCTTGGTAAATGAGCTACACTGACACTTCTCTTTTGTGACGTAGGCAAGAGCATCCACTGCCTCCTTGCATGACGACTACGGTGACTACGAGGTTCTGAGGGTTTGCATAAAAGAGGACGATCAGGAACCCGAAGAAATTCACGACGATGAGGTCGGAGAGCCCGTGATCTTGGAGGACCCCGTCGAGTCGGACCCCAGCGGGGCAGGTATGGTGCTGGATGGAGTGAGCCGCATAGGGGCGCTGGACCGGGAGGGCCCACGCACCTGGAGGCGGCGACTTCTCGAGCCCCGCACCGGACGAGGAAGAGGCTTTAGGCACCGTAAACGCGGCGCCCTTCGAGATCGCCGGCCAGCAGGCGTGAACTACCAAGAGGCCTGGCGCTTCCCCTCCCCGGCAGAGATTCTCGCTCTGGGGGGCGACTTGGGCTCGGCCTACCTCTCCGCTCACGCCCAGACAGACAGCCCTCCCAGGATGCAATACGGGCTGGGCGAGAGCCAGGAGGAGGTTCTAGGAGAAGAGCCCAGCGCCGAGGACATGGCCATGCGCTACGGGCTGGACGTTTCCAACGGGGACGGGGAGAGCATCGGCGTGATGGGCGTCCCGGCCGACGAGGAGGGGGGAGGCGGCGCGGACGATTCCGTGGCGGTGGTGGGGTCCACCTCCTGCGCGTCGGGTCCGGTGGCGTGTGACCACTGCGGCCTGGCCTTCCCGTCCCCGCAGTCTCTGCTGGTGCACATGCGCGCCACCCACCTGCCTTACGTGTGCCCGTGCTGCGGCAAGCAGTTCACCCACGCCAGCAACCTCAACCGGCACATGAGCGTCCACCGCGGCGCCAAGGTGCACCGGTGCCCACTGTGCCACAAGACCTTCACGCAGAAGGCCACGCTGTGCGATCACATGAACCTACACAGCGGCGAGCGGCCGCACCGCTGCGCCTACTGCCAAGTGCGCTTCGCCCACAAGCCGGCCCTGCGGCGCCACCTAAAGGAGCAACACGGGAAGACTACTGCACAGAACTGTATGgaggctcagagagagagtgagggaggggtgggACTAGGGGTTGGAGTGGTCgagggaggggtgggagtgGTCGAGGGAGGGGGAGCAGTTGAAGgaatatgaaaaaaaagtgaTACAGTGGTTGCCTTTTGTCATGACTGTTAAGTGATGCCGATTTGGGCTTTTGTGTGCTGGCAAGCTTGTGTCTTATCAGGAGGAGCTGTGGTGTGTGAGCAAACTAGAGGCTGATGATTCCAACTCACGAGCTGGAGAATGTAAAGATGTAAATATCAATGGAGAGGTTTTACTGTGGGTCATGGTGGCTTATTTAGGTGAGGGAAGTGGTTCTCAATCCTCCCCGAGCTCGTCCTGCATTATCTTCTATACATTCCTGCCTCAGACACAAgtgaataaaattagtgtaCGCAAAAGGCTCTCTATCAACCAAATCAAGTGTGTTCAGAACGGAAACGCACAGTGGCATTTTCTTTAGCCAAATGTTCATGAACGCACTTAAAATATGTGAATGAGTTGGATGGAAACCCAGCTGCTGACGAGTTCAATCAGGCACGGAGAGCAGAGGAAGATGGAACACGGATAGGATGGGCAGGAGCAGGATTGAGAACCGACGGATTAGGGTATCCAGCGTGTCTtttctgtgtaactgtgtgaCATATCAATAAACAAGTAATGTCAGAAAATGAAGTGACCACACATTTACTGAACATTAGCCCAGGCTCGTCATTAATTCAATTCTACAGAATGGTTGGTGTTGGGTTCCGCTCTACCAATAAGGTCAACTAGGAAGAATGCCCCTGGACATGCATATCCAGCTTTCCATAGAAAATAATGGTATCTTGCAGTGCAGTACACAGTGTTAACCATTTAGAGTTAATTCAGTTTTTCAAGTCAAGCAGATAAACGTCACACTCTGTCAACAATTAAAAAATGTCACTAATACTTACCATCAAAATGCTCTAATATGAAGTAACATATTGATTAATGATTACACACATGATGCATTAGAGTTCAAAATATTCTTACGTAACACAATAATGGTCAGCTCAATATGAATGTTATGTCACAACAGCAAGTCAGGGAGTTGTAGTGACCATGCTGATgataaaaatgaaaagaaggCCTATAATCGCTGACCTAAGCTTTCACCTTTTTGTACACATGCTGATGGTTGGATGTGATTCCATGCCACGCTCCAGTGCCATAAGAGCTGTGTGTAACAGCACACTGAGGTGCACTAAACTCCACATCACACAACTACACCAACCCCGGGATGGAAAAATGTATTGACAAGCTTTATTGAgtgccacagaaaaaaaagaaagttgctGTCAACATAAACTGAGTAAAGCGTCTTTGCAGAAAGGTTCCTAATTGCCACATGCGTCTGTACAAAAGCAAGCACTCCGGCTTTCTAAAATTCAGCACTAGCAGGATATTCCATTACTCATCATACTACATAAGAAACAGTACTAGACAAACCTACTTAAATAAGTCTGCAGTATCATACACAACTTGGTTTCTCTTATCTCTGTAGGAACCCTTCGCACTGTTCTGCACAgctgtggagaaaaaaaacaacaacaacaacagggcaTTACTTTTGTGGATAGCAAACAGTATGTGTAACAGCCGCCTTCTTTGGTGGACCGGAGACTTACCCAAAGAGGCCCAGACAGATTTCCCCGTGGCTGCCTCCAGCATGGGTTGTTTTCTGGCAATGCTGACTTTGATGGGAATGTCACCGACAGAAGTGCCATTCaactgagacagacagaaaaaaaaggagaatgTATAGCGATACAAAAGAAATTATTATCTGTTGTTTCATCTGATGTTGAAACAGATTGATTAAATGGATCGAGACCAATTTGCCTTCTACTTGCATCAAGTAAGTGTCTTTCTTTTCAGGTGTCTTTCCAATAATACAGGGTTCCTACACTTCTTCAAAATTCCATACTCAAATTTCCAGACTTCGTGGTAGATATTTTTCAGACTATACTTgacgtcaaatccaaaaaacaaCTGGGGGACCTAATTTAAATTACGGGCAATGTGCAAAGTCTAAAGTCTAACTAGAGTGAACTTCAAAATGAGGCGAAATCGGTTAGCTAATTCAACACCACCAGGAAGATCCTAAGCACACACATTAATGGGTGAGCTAAATGCTTTCACATGGGACCCACACAACAGCTAAGTTCATGCAAAGTTCATGCTCCTTCACTAACTTGGTACTTTGCCCATTGTTTCAATTAGGGCTAAATGATTACTACCTAAATTAATAATCTTAAAAATCACAATACAGATACTATTATGTTGCTGAAGATTGTATCTGAGCTGCACACATTTTGTAATTTAGGATCTGTACCCAACCAGGCCAAACATTTAGTATGATTATGAACGTACGGCCCATACGTTGCAATGGCCAATTGTTGGACCAGAGCAGAGAAAGCTGTCTGTGTTGGAATGTGCTTTCACACCAATGTTTTTAGTTTTTTAGTTcaccagagtaggcctactgtagatgtAACAGTCTGGAAGTACAAACATTTTTCCATAACCTCTCTGGAAACCTGGAAAATACTCAAATCAAATTCCTATCTATATCTATAAAGAACAGATGTGTCAGTCTGAGGAAAGTGAAAAAAGTGCTCATGTATTCACTTACCTCTGCAACAGCCTGGTCAGCCGACTCCATCTTCTCGAAAGTGATAAAGGCACAGCTGGTGCGATAGAGAAAGAACATTACCCAGAGACATGTGTCTATTCTAGGAAGCAGTCTTAGTTACAACACATACTCTAGGAATAGGGAGGTACAACATGCCATAAATGTACTGTTAGTGAGAATAACACTGGAGACAATATTAGATTTATTTGTTGATCTAATTTAACTAGTTCAAGCAAGCTTTCCTTCATTAAAAATCCATTTTAGCATTTTTAAGCCATGGTCTTATGATCACATAATGAACAGACTTGTCAGACTGAATATGATGCAGCTGTAGTCATGACTGCAGACATACTTGCGTGGGGAGTCCATGGACAGGTCGATGATGTTGCCGTGTGGGGAAAAGGCTGCGCGCAGGTTGTCCTCCACCAGGCCTGTGCCATACACGTACACTGTATTGCCTTTCCgtgctcctctccgctcagGGTATGTGTCAGAGCCTGAACAACACACACGAGCCAGTTATTTCCAAGTTTCATAAAATTGACAAAATTGCATcactgtttatttttctttctcccactctgcTACAACGGTGtgcataaaacatttaaaaaacatttacaccatatagaatagaatagaatagaatagaatatatacttttttgatccagtgagggaaattcagttctctgcatttaacccaatttaaccgaattagtgaacacacagcacacagtgaacacacagtgaggtgaatcacacaacccagagcagtgagctgcctgcccaaccagcggcgctcggggagcagtgagggtaGGTGCCTTCAGATTTTATGAATAACAGTGAGCAATTGACCATTACACCAATACAGTTTTGAGCTGTAGTTTAAGAGACAGCACAAATGTTAGCAA carries:
- the LOC134073148 gene encoding zinc finger and BTB domain-containing protein 12-like — translated: MEEVCFQLPGHGDVALRNMNSLRSQQHFCDITIVASGRQAFRGHKVVLAACSPFLRDQFLLSPSSELQVSVLHSATVVCKLLQSCYTGSLKFHSKDIVNYLTAASYLQMEHIVEKCRSALNMYMQPRNPSPTRGVKTEQPLSMAMAVSGSAPSMLPGSPERLSSPQPHSPEVVSQASGSNHTDSLSQADVQHREAHALSEIKARASTASLHDDYGDYEVLRVCIKEDDQEPEEIHDDEVGEPVILEDPVESDPSGAGMVLDGVSRIGALDREGPRTWRRRLLEPRTGRGRGFRHRKRGALRDRRPAGVNYQEAWRFPSPAEILALGGDLGSAYLSAHAQTDSPPRMQYGLGESQEEVLGEEPSAEDMAMRYGLDVSNGDGESIGVMGVPADEEGGGGADDSVAVVGSTSCASGPVACDHCGLAFPSPQSLLVHMRATHLPYVCPCCGKQFTHASNLNRHMSVHRGAKVHRCPLCHKTFTQKATLCDHMNLHSGERPHRCAYCQVRFAHKPALRRHLKEQHGKTTAQNCMEAQRESEGGVGLGVGVVEGGVGVVEGGGAVEGI